One genomic region from Gemmobacter aquarius encodes:
- a CDS encoding APC family permease yields the protein MSSEPNAGGLHRALDWKGAFWVAAGVPPLVLFSLGGIAGVAGQAAFAVWIISMCMGFVQSFTYAEMAGMFGNKSGGTSVYGATAWLRYSKLIAPLSVWCNWFAWSPVLSLGCAIAAGYILNALFPIPAAESQLVLDWVAANLANYTAETASVVDYIAANAGTAPADAITAVATADAVTALTPAFRVWEAFAINVPGLGTLHINSTFVIGVIMMSIIFAIQHKGIASTASAQKVLAIVVLVPLLLVGIVPIFTGQIDYMNVTDIVPPTAAYSGVNGAWDIGGWTLFLGGLYIAAWSTYGFETAVCYTRELKDPKTDTFKAIFYSGLLCVVFFFLIPFSFQGVLGHEGMLATGIVDGTGIAEALGGMLGSNKIVIQIFVVLMIAALFLAIMTAMAGSSRTLYQGSRDGWLPKYLSKVNDNGAPTGAMWTDFGFNVILLALASDVGGYFYVLAISNVGYILFNFLNLNAGWIHRIDSPHMERPWKAPTALIWFNGGLSFVNALFLGAGAKVWGYSNALWSGLIFAALIIPVFIWRHYVVDKGHFPKEAMEDLGLTDHGDLGPRRAGIWPYVALVAGACVVLWANWFFVLPG from the coding sequence ATGTCATCCGAACCGAACGCCGGTGGGTTGCACCGCGCGCTTGACTGGAAGGGCGCCTTCTGGGTCGCCGCAGGTGTGCCGCCGCTCGTGCTGTTCTCGCTCGGCGGGATCGCGGGCGTGGCGGGTCAGGCCGCCTTTGCCGTCTGGATCATCTCGATGTGCATGGGTTTTGTGCAGTCCTTTACCTATGCCGAAATGGCGGGGATGTTCGGCAATAAATCGGGCGGAACGTCAGTCTATGGCGCGACCGCATGGCTGCGCTATTCCAAGCTGATCGCGCCCTTGTCGGTGTGGTGCAACTGGTTTGCATGGTCGCCCGTGCTGTCCTTGGGCTGTGCCATCGCGGCGGGCTATATCCTGAACGCCTTGTTCCCGATTCCGGCGGCGGAAAGCCAGCTCGTGCTCGACTGGGTTGCGGCCAATCTGGCGAATTATACCGCCGAGACGGCTTCGGTCGTCGATTACATCGCGGCCAATGCCGGCACCGCTCCGGCTGACGCCATCACGGCCGTTGCCACGGCTGACGCCGTGACCGCACTCACCCCCGCCTTCCGCGTGTGGGAGGCTTTTGCGATCAACGTCCCCGGTCTGGGAACGCTGCACATCAACTCGACCTTCGTGATCGGCGTGATCATGATGTCGATCATCTTCGCGATCCAGCACAAGGGCATCGCCTCGACCGCTTCGGCGCAAAAGGTGCTGGCGATCGTGGTGCTGGTGCCGCTTCTGCTCGTCGGGATCGTGCCGATCTTCACCGGCCAGATCGACTATATGAACGTCACCGACATCGTGCCGCCGACCGCCGCCTATTCGGGCGTGAACGGCGCGTGGGACATCGGCGGCTGGACGCTGTTTCTGGGCGGTCTTTATATCGCCGCGTGGTCGACCTATGGGTTCGAGACCGCCGTCTGCTACACGCGGGAACTCAAAGATCCCAAGACCGACACGTTCAAGGCGATCTTCTACTCGGGCCTTTTGTGCGTGGTGTTCTTCTTCCTTATCCCCTTCTCGTTCCAGGGGGTTCTGGGCCACGAGGGCATGCTGGCCACCGGCATCGTCGACGGCACCGGCATCGCCGAGGCGCTGGGGGGCATGCTCGGGTCGAACAAGATCGTCATCCAGATCTTCGTCGTCCTGATGATCGCCGCCCTGTTCCTTGCGATCATGACCGCGATGGCCGGATCGTCGCGCACGCTCTACCAAGGGTCGCGCGATGGCTGGTTGCCGAAATACCTGTCCAAGGTGAACGACAACGGCGCACCGACCGGCGCGATGTGGACCGACTTCGGCTTCAACGTCATCCTTCTGGCGCTGGCCTCGGACGTGGGCGGGTATTTCTACGTTCTGGCGATCTCGAACGTGGGCTACATCCTGTTCAACTTCCTCAACCTTAACGCAGGCTGGATCCACCGTATCGACAGCCCGCATATGGAACGCCCTTGGAAGGCGCCGACCGCGCTGATCTGGTTCAACGGCGGTCTGTCCTTCGTCAACGCGCTGTTCCTTGGCGCAGGGGCCAAGGTCTGGGGCTATTCCAACGCGCTCTGGTCGGGGCTGATCTTCGCGGCACTGATCATTCCGGTGTTCATCTGGCGGCACTATGTCGTCGACAAGGGCCATTTCCCGAAAGAGGCGATGGAGGATCTGGGCCTGACCGATCACGGCGACCTCGGCCCGCGCCGCGCCGGGATCTGGCCCTATGTCGCGCTGGTCGCCGGGGCCTGCGTGGTGCTCTGGGCCAACTGGTTCTTCGTGCTTCCGGGCTGA